A window of the Streptomyces sp. NBC_00250 genome harbors these coding sequences:
- a CDS encoding adenylate kinase has translation MRIVLVGPPGAGKGTQAAFLAKNLDIPHISTGDLFRANISQGTELGLKAKAFMDAGDLVPDEVTIGMAKDRMEQPDAANGFLLDGFPRNVAQAEALDVVLKAEDMQLDAVLDLEVPEDEVVKRIAGRRICRNDSAHVFHLTYNAPKTEGVCDVCGGELFQRDDDSEETVRRRLEVYHTQTEPIIDYYRAQNLVVTISALGKVDEVTAKAMAALKK, from the coding sequence ATGCGAATCGTCCTCGTCGGACCGCCCGGTGCCGGCAAGGGAACGCAGGCTGCGTTCCTTGCCAAGAACCTGGACATCCCGCACATCTCCACGGGCGACCTGTTCCGCGCCAACATCTCTCAGGGCACGGAGCTGGGTCTGAAGGCCAAGGCGTTCATGGACGCCGGTGACCTGGTACCCGACGAGGTGACCATCGGGATGGCCAAGGACCGGATGGAGCAGCCGGACGCCGCCAACGGCTTCCTGCTGGACGGGTTCCCCCGCAACGTGGCTCAGGCCGAGGCTCTGGACGTCGTCCTGAAGGCCGAGGACATGCAGCTCGACGCGGTCCTGGACCTGGAGGTCCCCGAGGACGAGGTCGTGAAGCGGATCGCGGGTCGCCGCATCTGCCGTAACGACTCGGCGCACGTGTTCCACCTGACGTACAACGCCCCGAAGACCGAGGGCGTCTGCGACGTCTGCGGCGGCGAGCTCTTCCAGCGCGACGACGACTCCGAGGAGACCGTCCGCCGGCGCCTGGAGGTCTACCACACGCAGACCGAGCCGATCATCGACTACTACCGGGCGCAGAACCTGGTCGTGACGATCTCGGCGCTCGGCAAGGTGGACGAGGTCACCGCGAAGGCGATGGCCGCGCTCAAGAAGTAG
- the rpsK gene encoding 30S ribosomal protein S11 encodes MPPKGRQGAAKKVRRKEKKNVAHGHAHIKSTFNNTIVSITDPAGNVISWASAGHVGFKGSRKSTPFAAQMAAESAARRAQEHGMRKVDVFVKGPGSGRETAIRSLQATGLEVGSIQDVTPTPHNGCRPPKRRRV; translated from the coding sequence ATGCCCCCCAAGGGTCGTCAGGGCGCTGCCAAGAAGGTGCGCCGCAAGGAAAAGAAGAACGTCGCTCACGGGCACGCTCACATCAAGAGCACGTTCAACAACACGATCGTCTCGATCACGGACCCCGCGGGCAACGTGATCTCCTGGGCCTCCGCCGGCCACGTCGGCTTCAAGGGCTCGCGCAAGTCGACCCCGTTCGCCGCGCAGATGGCCGCCGAGTCGGCCGCTCGCCGCGCGCAGGAGCACGGCATGCGCAAGGTTGACGTCTTCGTCAAGGGTCCGGGCTCCGGCCGCGAGACCGCGATCCGCTCCCTCCAGGCCACGGGCCTCGAGGTCGGTTCGATCCAGGACGTCACCCCCACGCCGCACAACGGCTGCCGTCCCCCCAAGCGCCGCCGCGTCTGA
- a CDS encoding ABC-F family ATP-binding cassette domain-containing protein, producing MGHVEAAHLEYYLPDGRILLGDASFRVGEGAVVALVGANGAGKTTLLRLISGELQPHGGSVTVSGGLGVMPQFVGSVRDESTVRDLLVSVAQPRIREAAKAVDEAEHLIMTVDDEAAQMKYAQALSDWADVQGYEAETLWDVCTMAALGVPYEKAQFREVRTLSGGEQKRLVLESLLRGADEVLLLDEPDNYLDVPGKRWLEERLRETRKTVLFISHDRELLSRGAQKIVAVEPGPAGSDVWVHGGGFDTFHEARRERFARFEELKRRWEEKHAQLKKLVLNLRQAAAVSHDMASRYAAAQTRLRKFEEAGPPPEPPREQDIKMRLRGGRTGVRAVTCENLELTGLMKPFSLEIFYGERVGVLGSNGSGKSHFLRLLAGDPSVAHTGAWKLGARVVPGHFAQTHAHPELTGRPLVDILWTEHAKDRGGAMSMLRRYELERQGDQPFDKLSGGQQARFQILLMELQGTTALLLDEPTDNLDLESAEALQDGLESYDGTVLAVTHDRWFAKSFDRFLVFGSDGVVRETTEPVWDERRVERAR from the coding sequence ATGGGACATGTCGAGGCCGCGCATCTTGAGTACTACCTGCCCGACGGGAGGATCCTGCTCGGGGACGCCTCCTTCCGGGTCGGGGAGGGCGCCGTCGTCGCCCTCGTCGGGGCCAACGGCGCCGGAAAGACCACACTGCTCCGGCTGATCTCCGGAGAGCTCCAGCCGCACGGCGGCTCCGTCACCGTCAGCGGCGGGCTCGGCGTGATGCCGCAGTTCGTCGGCTCCGTACGGGACGAGTCCACCGTCCGTGACCTGCTGGTCTCGGTGGCGCAGCCCCGGATCAGGGAGGCCGCGAAGGCCGTCGACGAGGCCGAGCACCTGATCATGACCGTCGACGACGAGGCCGCGCAGATGAAGTACGCGCAGGCCCTCAGCGACTGGGCCGACGTGCAGGGGTACGAGGCCGAGACCCTCTGGGACGTCTGCACGATGGCCGCGCTCGGCGTCCCGTACGAGAAGGCGCAGTTCCGGGAGGTCAGGACGCTCTCCGGCGGTGAGCAGAAGCGGCTCGTCCTGGAGTCGCTGCTGCGCGGCGCCGACGAGGTGCTGCTCCTCGACGAGCCGGACAACTATCTCGACGTCCCCGGCAAGCGGTGGCTGGAGGAGCGGCTGCGGGAGACCCGTAAGACCGTGTTGTTCATCTCTCACGACCGGGAGCTGCTCTCCCGGGGCGCGCAGAAGATCGTCGCGGTCGAGCCCGGCCCGGCCGGCTCGGACGTGTGGGTGCACGGTGGCGGTTTCGACACCTTCCACGAGGCGCGGCGGGAGCGGTTCGCGCGCTTCGAGGAGCTGAAGCGGCGCTGGGAGGAGAAGCACGCCCAGCTGAAGAAGCTCGTCCTCAACCTGCGGCAGGCGGCCGCGGTCAGCCACGACATGGCCTCGCGGTACGCGGCGGCGCAGACCCGGCTGCGGAAGTTCGAGGAGGCGGGGCCCCCGCCGGAGCCGCCGCGCGAGCAGGACATCAAGATGCGGCTGCGCGGCGGCCGTACCGGTGTGCGTGCTGTGACCTGCGAGAACCTTGAGCTGACCGGGCTGATGAAGCCGTTCTCGCTGGAGATCTTCTACGGGGAGCGGGTCGGAGTCCTCGGCTCGAACGGGTCGGGGAAGTCGCACTTCCTGCGCCTGCTCGCGGGGGACCCCTCCGTCGCCCACACCGGTGCGTGGAAGCTGGGCGCCCGGGTGGTGCCGGGGCACTTCGCCCAGACCCACGCGCACCCGGAGCTGACCGGCCGGCCGCTCGTCGACATCCTGTGGACCGAGCACGCCAAGGACCGGGGCGGGGCGATGTCGATGCTGCGGCGCTACGAGCTGGAGCGGCAGGGCGACCAGCCCTTCGACAAGCTCTCGGGCGGGCAGCAGGCGCGGTTCCAGATCCTGCTCATGGAGCTGCAGGGCACCACGGCGCTGCTCCTCGACGAGCCGACGGACAACCTGGACCTGGAGTCGGCGGAGGCTCTGCAGGACGGTCTGGAGTCGTACGACGGGACGGTGCTGGCCGTGACCCACGACCGGTGGTTCGCGAAGAGCTTCGACCGGTTCCTGGTGTTCGGCTCCGACGGCGTGGTGCGCGAGACGACGGAGCCGGTGTGGGACGAGCGGCGGGTCGAGCGGGCGCGCTGA
- the rpsM gene encoding 30S ribosomal protein S13 gives MARVSGVDIPREKRVVVALTYVFGIGRTRSEEILAATGVNPSTRVRDLAEEDLVKIREYVDANLQTEGDLRREIAADIRRKVEIGCYQGLRHRRGLPVRGQRTSTNARTRKGPRRAIAGKKKPGKK, from the coding sequence ATGGCACGCGTTTCCGGTGTTGACATCCCGCGCGAAAAGCGTGTGGTGGTCGCACTCACCTACGTCTTCGGTATCGGGCGTACCCGGTCCGAGGAGATCCTCGCCGCGACCGGCGTGAACCCGTCCACCCGTGTCCGCGACCTTGCCGAGGAAGACCTCGTCAAGATCCGCGAGTACGTGGACGCCAACCTCCAGACCGAGGGTGACCTCCGCCGCGAGATCGCCGCCGACATCCGCCGCAAGGTCGAGATCGGCTGCTACCAGGGTCTGCGCCACCGTCGTGGCCTGCCCGTCCGCGGCCAGCGCACCAGCACGAACGCTCGTACCCGCAAGGGCCCGCGTCGCGCCATCGCCGGCAAGAAGAAGCCGGGCAAGAAGTAG
- the rpsI gene encoding 30S ribosomal protein S9: MAETTPETPVDEFEGVEEYTTETELVEGEYTSESLASRFGDPQPAAGLGRRKNAIARVRIVPGTGKWKINGRTLEDYFPNKVHQQEVNEPFKVLELDNRYDVIARIAGGGVSGQAGALRLGVARALNEADVENNRPALKKAGFLSRDDRAVERKKAGLKKARKAPQYSKR; encoded by the coding sequence GTGGCCGAGACCACCCCCGAGACCCCCGTCGACGAGTTCGAGGGCGTTGAGGAGTACACCACCGAGACCGAGCTCGTCGAGGGTGAGTACACCTCCGAGTCGCTCGCGTCCCGCTTCGGCGACCCGCAGCCGGCCGCCGGCCTGGGCCGTCGCAAGAACGCCATCGCCCGCGTCCGGATCGTTCCGGGCACCGGCAAGTGGAAGATCAACGGTCGCACCCTTGAGGACTACTTCCCCAACAAGGTGCACCAGCAGGAAGTCAACGAGCCCTTCAAGGTGCTCGAGCTCGACAACCGCTACGACGTCATCGCCCGCATCGCGGGTGGCGGTGTCTCCGGCCAGGCCGGCGCCCTGCGCCTCGGTGTGGCCCGTGCGCTGAACGAGGCGGACGTCGAGAACAACCGCCCGGCGCTGAAGAAGGCCGGCTTCCTCTCCCGCGACGACCGTGCGGTCGAGCGCAAGAAGGCCGGTCTCAAGAAGGCCCGTAAGGCTCCGCAGTACAGCAAGCGTTAA
- the glmM gene encoding phosphoglucosamine mutase → MGRLFGTDGVRGVANADLTAELALGLSVAAAHVLAEAGTFEGHRPTAVVGRDPRASGEFLEAAVVAGLASAGVDVLRVGVLPTPAVAHLTGVLGADLGVMLSASHNAMPDNGIKFFARGGHKLADDLEDKIESVYEEHRTGAPWERPTGAGVGRVRDYDEGFETYVSHLMAVLPNRLEGLKVVLDEAHGAAARVSPEAFTRAGAQVVTIGAEPDGLNINDGCGSTHLGLLKAAVVEHGADLGIAHDGDADRCLAVDAAGNEVDGDQILAVLALAMRESGALRGDTVVATVMSNLGFKLAMEREGLNLVQTAVGDRYVLESMKEHGFALGGEQSGHVIVLDHATTGDGTLTGLMLAARVAATGKSLADLAGVMERLPQILINVPDVDKSRVKTSGDLAAAVTAAETELGSTGRVLLRPSGTEPLVRVMVEAADIEQARAVAQRLADVVKSALG, encoded by the coding sequence GTGGGACGACTCTTCGGCACGGACGGCGTACGCGGTGTGGCCAACGCGGACCTGACGGCGGAGCTCGCGCTCGGCCTGTCGGTCGCGGCGGCGCACGTGCTCGCCGAGGCGGGCACCTTCGAGGGCCATCGGCCGACCGCCGTGGTCGGGCGTGACCCCCGCGCGTCCGGAGAGTTCCTCGAAGCCGCCGTCGTGGCGGGGCTCGCCAGCGCCGGTGTCGACGTCCTGCGCGTCGGCGTGCTCCCCACCCCGGCCGTGGCCCACCTCACCGGCGTCCTCGGCGCCGACCTCGGCGTGATGCTCTCCGCCAGCCACAACGCCATGCCCGACAACGGCATCAAGTTCTTCGCGCGCGGTGGCCACAAGCTCGCCGACGACCTCGAGGACAAGATCGAGTCCGTCTACGAGGAGCACCGCACCGGCGCCCCCTGGGAGCGCCCGACCGGTGCCGGCGTCGGCCGCGTCCGTGACTACGACGAGGGCTTCGAGACCTATGTGTCCCACCTCATGGCCGTCCTCCCCAACCGTCTCGAAGGTCTGAAGGTCGTCCTCGACGAGGCCCACGGCGCCGCCGCCCGTGTCTCGCCCGAGGCCTTCACCCGGGCCGGCGCCCAGGTCGTCACCATCGGCGCCGAGCCGGACGGCCTCAACATCAACGACGGCTGCGGCTCCACCCACCTCGGGCTGCTCAAGGCCGCCGTCGTCGAGCACGGCGCCGACCTGGGCATCGCCCACGACGGCGACGCCGACCGCTGCCTCGCGGTGGACGCCGCGGGCAACGAGGTCGACGGCGACCAGATCCTCGCCGTGCTCGCCCTCGCCATGCGCGAGTCCGGCGCCCTGCGCGGGGACACCGTCGTCGCGACGGTCATGTCCAACCTGGGCTTCAAGCTCGCCATGGAGCGCGAGGGCCTGAACCTCGTCCAGACGGCGGTCGGCGACCGCTACGTCCTGGAGTCCATGAAGGAGCACGGCTTCGCGCTCGGCGGCGAGCAGTCCGGGCACGTCATCGTGCTCGACCACGCCACCACCGGCGACGGCACCCTCACCGGTCTCATGCTGGCCGCCCGGGTCGCCGCCACCGGCAAGTCGCTCGCGGACCTGGCCGGCGTGATGGAGCGGCTGCCGCAGATCCTCATCAACGTCCCCGACGTCGACAAGTCCCGGGTGAAGACCTCCGGCGACCTCGCCGCCGCGGTCACCGCCGCCGAGACGGAGCTCGGCTCCACCGGCCGCGTCCTGCTGCGCCCCTCCGGCACCGAGCCGCTGGTCCGCGTCATGGTCGAGGCCGCCGACATCGAGCAGGCGCGCGCGGTGGCGCAGCGCCTCGCGGACGTCGTGAAGTCGGCGCTGGGCTAG
- a CDS encoding DNA-directed RNA polymerase subunit alpha, translating into MLIAQRPSLTEEVVDEFRSRFVIEPLEPGFGYTLGNSLRRTLLSSIPGAAVTSIRIDGVLHEFTTVPGVKEDVTDLILNIKQLVVSSEHDEPVVMYLRKQGPGLVTAADIAPPAGVEVHNPDLVLATLNGKGKLEMELTVERGRGYVSAVQNKQVGQEIGRIPVDSIYSPVLKVTYKVEATRVEQRTDFDKLIVDVETKQAMRPRDAMASAGKTLVELFGLARELNIDAEGIDMGPSPTDAALAADLALPIEELELTVRSYNCLKREGIHSVGELVARSEADLLDIRNFGAKSIDEVKAKLAGMGLALKDSPPGFDPTAAADAFGADDDADAGFVETEQY; encoded by the coding sequence ATGCTTATCGCTCAGCGTCCGTCGCTGACCGAAGAGGTCGTCGACGAGTTCCGCTCCCGGTTCGTCATCGAGCCGCTGGAGCCCGGCTTCGGCTACACCCTCGGCAACTCGCTCCGCCGTACCCTCCTCTCCTCGATCCCGGGTGCCGCTGTCACCAGCATCCGCATCGACGGTGTCCTGCACGAGTTCACCACCGTGCCGGGCGTCAAGGAGGACGTGACCGACCTCATCCTCAACATCAAGCAGCTGGTCGTCTCCTCGGAGCACGACGAGCCGGTCGTGATGTACCTGCGCAAGCAGGGCCCGGGTCTGGTCACCGCCGCCGACATCGCGCCCCCGGCCGGTGTCGAGGTGCACAACCCCGACCTCGTCCTCGCCACGCTCAACGGCAAGGGCAAGCTGGAGATGGAGCTGACCGTCGAGCGCGGTCGCGGCTACGTCTCCGCCGTGCAGAACAAGCAGGTGGGCCAGGAGATCGGTCGCATTCCGGTCGACTCCATCTACTCCCCGGTGCTCAAGGTCACGTACAAGGTCGAGGCGACCCGTGTCGAGCAGCGCACCGACTTCGACAAGCTGATCGTCGACGTCGAGACCAAGCAGGCCATGCGCCCGCGTGACGCCATGGCGTCCGCCGGTAAGACCCTGGTCGAGCTGTTCGGCCTGGCGCGCGAGCTCAACATCGACGCCGAGGGCATCGACATGGGCCCGTCCCCCACGGACGCCGCCCTTGCCGCCGACCTGGCGCTGCCGATCGAGGAGCTCGAGCTCACCGTTCGTTCGTACAACTGCCTCAAGCGCGAGGGCATCCACTCCGTGGGTGAGCTTGTCGCCCGCTCCGAGGCGGACCTGCTCGACATCCGCAACTTCGGTGCGAAGTCGATCGACGAGGTCAAGGCGAAGCTGGCCGGTATGGGCCTCGCGCTGAAGGACTCGCCTCCCGGCTTCGACCCGACCGCCGCCGCGGACGCCTTCGGCGCCGATGACGACGCGGATGCCGGTTTCGTGGAGACCGAGCAGTACTAG
- the map gene encoding type I methionyl aminopeptidase → MVQIKTPEQIAKMREAGLVVAAIHSATREAAVPGATTRDLDEVARKVIADHGAKSNFLGYGGFPATICTSVNEVVVHGIPDDKTVLKDGDIISIDAGAIVDGWHGDAAYTAFVGTGHAPELVELSRVTEESMWAGIAAMKLGNRLVDISKAIETYIKRQPRPAVGDHSLGRYGIIEDYGGHGIGTEMHMDPHLLNYVSRKRGKGPKLVPGLCLAIEPMVSLGTPQTEVLKDDWTVITTDGTWSSHWEHSIALTEEGPLVLTAVDGGKAKLAELGVTAAPDPLA, encoded by the coding sequence ATGGTGCAGATCAAGACCCCCGAGCAGATCGCGAAGATGCGCGAGGCGGGGCTGGTCGTCGCCGCCATTCACTCGGCGACCCGTGAGGCGGCCGTGCCGGGCGCCACGACCCGTGATCTCGACGAGGTCGCGCGGAAGGTCATCGCCGACCACGGCGCGAAGTCGAACTTCCTCGGGTACGGCGGGTTCCCCGCGACGATCTGCACCTCGGTGAACGAGGTCGTCGTCCACGGCATCCCCGACGACAAGACCGTCCTCAAGGACGGCGACATCATCTCCATCGACGCGGGCGCCATCGTCGACGGCTGGCACGGTGACGCGGCCTACACGGCCTTCGTGGGCACCGGGCACGCGCCGGAGCTCGTCGAGCTCTCCCGGGTCACGGAGGAGTCGATGTGGGCCGGTATCGCGGCCATGAAGCTCGGCAACCGTCTGGTCGACATCTCGAAGGCCATCGAGACGTACATCAAGCGCCAGCCGCGCCCCGCCGTCGGCGACCACAGCCTCGGCCGGTACGGGATCATCGAGGACTACGGCGGCCACGGCATCGGCACCGAGATGCACATGGACCCGCACCTGCTGAACTACGTCTCCCGCAAGCGCGGCAAGGGCCCGAAGCTGGTCCCCGGCCTCTGCCTGGCGATCGAGCCGATGGTCTCCCTGGGCACCCCCCAGACGGAGGTCCTGAAGGACGACTGGACCGTCATCACCACGGACGGCACCTGGTCCTCCCACTGGGAGCACTCGATCGCCCTGACCGAAGAGGGCCCCCTGGTCCTGACCGCGGTCGACGGTGGCAAGGCGAAGCTGGCGGAACTGGGCGTCACGGCGGCGCCGGACCCGCTGGCGTAG
- the infA gene encoding translation initiation factor IF-1 yields the protein MAKKQGAIEIEGTVIESLPNAMFKVELQNGHKVLAHISGKMRMHYIRILPDDRVVVELSPYDLTRGRIVYRYK from the coding sequence GTGGCCAAGAAGCAAGGTGCCATCGAAATCGAGGGCACCGTGATCGAGTCCCTCCCGAACGCCATGTTCAAGGTGGAGCTCCAGAACGGTCACAAGGTCCTCGCGCACATCTCCGGCAAGATGCGGATGCACTACATCCGAATCCTTCCGGACGACCGGGTCGTGGTGGAGCTCTCTCCGTACGACCTGACGCGTGGCCGGATCGTCTACCGGTACAAGTAG
- the rplM gene encoding 50S ribosomal protein L13, translating to MRTYSPKPGDVTRQWHIIDAQDIVLGRLATTAANLLRGKHKPVYAPHMDMGDFVIIINADKVHLSGNKKTQKLAYRHSGFPGGLRSVRYDELLSKNPEKAVEKAIKGMIPKNTLGRQMISKLKVYAGENHPHAAQQPVPFEITQVAQ from the coding sequence GTGCGTACGTACAGCCCCAAGCCCGGCGATGTCACTCGCCAGTGGCACATCATCGACGCGCAGGACATCGTCCTGGGCCGTCTGGCGACCACGGCTGCGAACCTCCTCCGAGGCAAGCACAAGCCGGTCTACGCCCCCCACATGGACATGGGCGACTTCGTCATCATCATCAATGCTGACAAGGTCCACCTGTCCGGCAACAAGAAGACCCAGAAGCTGGCTTACCGCCACTCCGGCTTCCCGGGTGGTCTGCGCTCCGTCCGTTACGACGAGCTGCTCTCCAAGAACCCCGAGAAGGCCGTCGAGAAGGCCATCAAGGGCATGATCCCCAAGAACACCCTGGGCCGTCAGATGATCTCGAAGCTGAAGGTCTACGCGGGCGAGAACCACCCGCACGCTGCGCAGCAGCCGGTTCCGTTCGAGATCACCCAGGTCGCGCAGTAG
- the rplQ gene encoding 50S ribosomal protein L17 → MPRPAKGARLGGSAAHEKLLLANLAKSLFEHGRITTTEAKARRLRPVAERLITKAKKGDIHNRRLVLQTITDKGIVHTLFTEIAPRYTERPGGYTRITKIGNRRGDNAPMAVIELVEGEIAKKATVAEAEAATVRAVKEADAAAEAPAEESKDA, encoded by the coding sequence ATGCCGCGTCCCGCGAAGGGTGCCCGCCTCGGCGGTTCCGCCGCGCACGAGAAGCTGCTCCTCGCCAACCTGGCGAAGTCGCTCTTCGAGCACGGCCGCATCACCACCACCGAGGCCAAGGCCCGTCGCCTGCGTCCGGTCGCCGAGCGCCTGATCACCAAGGCGAAGAAGGGCGACATCCACAACCGTCGCCTGGTGCTGCAGACGATCACCGACAAGGGCATCGTCCACACCCTCTTCACCGAGATCGCCCCGCGTTACACGGAGCGCCCCGGTGGCTACACCCGCATCACCAAGATCGGCAACCGTCGTGGCGACAACGCCCCGATGGCCGTGATCGAGCTGGTCGAGGGCGAGATCGCCAAGAAGGCGACCGTCGCCGAGGCCGAGGCCGCCACCGTGCGCGCCGTCAAGGAGGCCGACGCGGCCGCCGAGGCTCCGGCCGAGGAGTCGAAGGACGCGTAA
- the rpmJ gene encoding 50S ribosomal protein L36 → MKVKPSVKKICDKCKVIRRHGRVMVICDNLRHKQRQG, encoded by the coding sequence ATGAAGGTCAAGCCGAGCGTCAAGAAGATCTGCGACAAGTGCAAGGTGATCCGCCGTCACGGTCGGGTCATGGTCATCTGCGACAACCTGCGCCACAAGCAGCGCCAGGGCTGA
- the truA gene encoding tRNA pseudouridine(38-40) synthase TruA, whose translation MSDDVQDGFVRVRLDLSYDGKDFSGWAKQSQGQRTVQGDIEAALRTVTRSQETYELTVAGRTDSGVHARGQVAHVDLPVELWAEHRDKLLRRLAGRLSHDVRVWSLTEAPSGFNARFSAIWRRYAYRVTDNPGGVDPLQRGHVLWHDWALDMDAMNEAAAALVGEHDFAAYCKKREGATTIRTLQELRWERRPDGVMEATVKADAFCHNMVRSLVGAMLFVGDGHRPVDWPGKVLAAGVRDSAVHVVRPHGLTLEEVGYPADELLAARNLEARNKRSLPGSAGCC comes from the coding sequence GTGAGCGATGACGTGCAGGACGGTTTCGTACGGGTTCGGCTCGACCTGTCGTACGACGGCAAGGACTTCTCCGGCTGGGCCAAGCAGTCCCAGGGGCAGCGGACGGTGCAGGGGGACATCGAGGCCGCCCTGCGGACCGTGACCCGGTCCCAGGAGACGTACGAGCTGACCGTGGCCGGCCGGACCGACTCCGGGGTGCACGCACGCGGCCAGGTCGCGCATGTCGACCTGCCCGTCGAGCTGTGGGCCGAGCACCGCGACAAGCTGCTCAGGCGGCTCGCGGGGCGCCTCTCGCACGATGTGCGGGTCTGGTCCCTGACCGAGGCCCCCAGCGGCTTCAACGCCCGTTTCTCCGCCATCTGGCGCCGTTACGCCTACCGCGTCACCGACAACCCCGGCGGGGTCGACCCGCTGCAGCGCGGACACGTCCTGTGGCACGACTGGGCCCTCGACATGGACGCCATGAACGAGGCCGCCGCCGCGCTCGTCGGCGAGCACGACTTCGCCGCGTACTGCAAGAAGCGCGAGGGCGCCACCACCATCCGCACGCTCCAGGAGCTGCGCTGGGAGCGCCGCCCCGACGGCGTGATGGAAGCCACCGTGAAGGCGGACGCCTTCTGCCACAACATGGTCCGCTCGCTGGTCGGCGCCATGCTCTTCGTCGGCGACGGCCACCGGCCGGTGGACTGGCCGGGCAAGGTCCTCGCGGCCGGCGTCCGGGACTCCGCCGTGCACGTCGTACGGCCGCACGGGCTCACGCTCGAAGAGGTCGGCTACCCGGCCGACGAGCTCCTGGCCGCCCGCAATCTGGAGGCCAGGAACAAGCGGTCACTCCCCGGGAGCGCCGGCTGCTGCTGA
- a CDS encoding DUF389 domain-containing protein, with the protein MLHLRMIVPSDRTTAAVELIESTVGTTHLVVLPGVARDPAGDVVMCDMARESADELLHGLREMRIDQDGSIAVESIDLSMSTRADAAEEDAPGEGADAVIWEQLAEATHEESTLSFTYLSFMGLATMIAACGVVLDNAILIVGAMAVGPEFGPLAGVCTAIVQRAPRLAARSLTALLIGFVTAILATTLFSLVMTLLNQFSKDMLDAARPQTSFIWQPDLFSFVVALLAGAAGTLSLTSSKSGALVGVAISVTTVPAAANAAVALSYGEVGQMWGSIWQLLLNLLGIILAGTATLALQQRLWRTQRGRLKRRLRRG; encoded by the coding sequence ATGTTGCATCTGCGCATGATCGTCCCGTCGGACCGCACCACGGCTGCGGTGGAACTGATCGAGTCGACGGTCGGGACCACGCATCTCGTGGTGCTGCCCGGCGTGGCCAGGGACCCCGCCGGCGACGTGGTCATGTGCGACATGGCGCGTGAGTCGGCCGACGAACTGCTGCACGGACTGCGCGAGATGAGGATCGATCAGGACGGGTCGATCGCGGTGGAGTCCATCGACCTGTCGATGTCCACCCGGGCGGACGCGGCGGAGGAGGACGCGCCGGGCGAGGGCGCGGACGCCGTGATCTGGGAGCAGCTGGCGGAGGCGACCCACGAGGAGTCGACGCTCTCCTTCACCTATCTCTCCTTCATGGGCCTGGCGACGATGATCGCGGCCTGCGGTGTCGTCCTGGACAACGCGATCCTGATCGTGGGCGCCATGGCGGTCGGCCCGGAGTTCGGCCCGCTCGCCGGCGTGTGCACGGCGATCGTGCAGCGGGCCCCTCGACTGGCGGCACGGTCCCTGACCGCGCTGCTCATCGGCTTCGTGACGGCGATCCTGGCGACGACCCTGTTCAGCCTGGTCATGACCTTGCTGAACCAGTTCAGCAAGGACATGCTGGACGCGGCGCGCCCGCAGACCAGCTTCATCTGGCAGCCGGACCTGTTCTCCTTCGTGGTGGCGCTGCTGGCGGGCGCGGCCGGAACCCTCTCCCTCACCTCGTCCAAGTCGGGCGCCCTGGTGGGTGTCGCGATCTCGGTGACCACGGTCCCGGCGGCGGCGAACGCGGCGGTGGCGCTCAGCTACGGCGAGGTCGGCCAGATGTGGGGATCGATCTGGCAGCTGCTGCTCAACCTGCTGGGCATCATCCTGGCGGGCACGGCGACCCTGGCCCTCCAGCAGCGACTGTGGCGGACCCAGCGCGGGCGCCTGAAGCGGCGCCTGCGGCGCGGCTGA